In Coregonus clupeaformis isolate EN_2021a chromosome 5, ASM2061545v1, whole genome shotgun sequence, the sequence ATTTCTCTACTGTTCTACCATTACTAAAGGAATGCATCATAATACCAATCTAGACATGATGTTGCTCCCAGAAACATTAACTATGTAATTATGCCTAATCTCTGTTCTGGACCATTGAAAAGTATATTGGTATGTGTCTGATGCAGTGCTATACCTGAGGGGATGGTAGGCTATGTGGTAGGCCATGTCACAGTTGCTGTGTTTCTCTACAAGGCAATGATGTTTTCCCATGGCACTGAATCTACTGTGATTACATCACAACCGTCCTGATATGAGGTCTGAGCCCAGTAGAGACACACAACAGGCCCCACCCTGCCATATCAACCTTCCTAATGACTCTGTGGCAATGCTTTCATGGCAACTGTACAGGACCTACGCAGGCAGTTGAGGTATTAACAAGGAAATCAATGTCTGCCAGACACCGAGTACAGTGGCGCATAGTATCGACAGTGACTAAAGTGGCAGGTTTAAGAGACTGCTTTTCTCAGAGTTTTGTGAGGTGAAATATCTGCCTCCACATACTCTCAGGTCTATAATGAAAACATTCTAGAGTTCATCCCCcctgcatgagagagagagaggagagacagcaggagaAGGTGAGCAAGAGATTTAGAGGGAGGCTGCCATGTTTACTCTGAGGTAGATTCTCACACAAAGGATACCACTGTAGAGCCTATCTCCTAACTCGCTCTTCATAAAACTTTACATGAAACCACACTGGTTAATTTTTACAATGTAGGGAGCAGGGGTGCTTGTTTGAAATGTCAAGAAAAGCAAGCAGTGTGTATGATGGTGAATAGTCAGAGATCCTGGCTTGGCTGTGTTTCTAAACCAGACAGCCCCTCTCTGCTGAGCTGTTCCCCCATCTGGTTCTAATCAACAGACCCTCCACCCTCCTACCGTCAACAGACCATTGGCAGGGAAGTGTCAAGGAAAGGTGTGTTTCAGATAGAGACGGAAgtcttcacacatacacacacattcatgcacaCTCAATGGACAGTGCCGCTTACTTTGTTAATATAATGAAGATGGAAGTCCTCACACACATGCAATCAAATACACATAGGCATACACCTTCCTGGCCACTCCTCTCCAGAGTGGTTTTGTTGCAACCTACTGACAGTGGGGTGAGAGACTCATTGTTTGTGGGAAAAGATAGTAAACCGCTCCCTGAAACAAATGGGGCCCCACCCTGGTTGACTGTACCGGTCTCCGATATCTCTCACTGTTTACCAAGCAGGTTACTGGTTAACCGCCACCGCAGGGACTGTCTATATCCCCATCATCACCTGGCAGCTACACTGTCCTAGGACTTGTCACATTGTCACCTGGAGAAGAGGGGAGATAGTCGTATTAATAGCTTCTGCATTTGCTTTAGTCTTCATTTAAATTTAAAAGCTCTTGGAAAACGTTGAATTCAGATACTACTCGGTTAGTTTTCGAAGAGAGTGCGCCCGGCTCGCAAACGTCTGATGAAACGCTATTCACCGGATGCAGAGGCATTTTCAACAGGGTGAAGGCTGTTCACGTCTGAGAGGGATCTGTGAATGATCAGCACTGTTTTCAACAGTGTGCTGAGGATTATTTTGATTCCCGTCACATTCAGTTTCCTGGAGATAATTTCTTCTCACTGATTTGGCTAGATGTTAAGGGGGTTGTGGAAATTGAGAAAGCAGGAAAGGTGTGGAATTTGTGTCTGAATTCCAGGGCACAGATGTAACCAATCACAAGTGAGCCTAATGGAGTGCCAATTGTAGCCACATTGTTTgtattgttgctgttgttgttggggGTGTTTTATCGTTGTGTCCACCTCCCACCACTGTGCTGATAGGTTGATTTGCCCAGCTCAGAGTCAGACGAGAACCAATCTCTGTGCCTGTCTATCTAGTCTGGTTGTAGTGACTGACAGGGATCTGGTTTCAGGAGTGCATTACTGACCTTAAGGAACAGGAGAGTTGTGGGGGGTAGAGAGTAGGGAAGTAGGCCACAGGGATCCAGGGGGGGTTTAGTGATAGTAACACCTCTAAATGTGTTAACCCTCCTGTGCTATTGCTTTCTAATACCTGAAAGGTCAACGACAACGACAGGGGAAGTGGACATACTCCCAGAGGTACACTACTCCAACTGCATTAGATTGAGCCGCAAGTCTTGGCATGCGACTCCATGCCGCACCACTCAAGATTAATGGACTTGTTTTTCTTCACGGAGCGTGGAGGTAACTGAAGGTTGTGTGCACATCTGTCAACTGTAACTCAATCACCTTGTCAGCCAGCGAGACGGGACTGCACTCTGTTTTTCTATTTACCAAGGATATTTTTCTTGCTTTCGCTGCTGGTGTGTCTGAGCTGTGCTCACAAAGGCGCTCTGAAGCGTCTGGATCTGGACAGCGTAACACTGCCTGCCTGCACACGCCTGCCTGCCAGAGCTGCCATTATCATAAAATACTAGAGGCCAACGGCCGAAGGAGAGAGGACTGGAATCATGTGGCAGCAGTCAGCTGGGTCCAGCTCTCACACTGAAAGGGAGTAGTACCCACACCAGGTTCAGTCACAGCAGTCTCCAAGCCACAGCCACACACAACagctctgtctgtttgtctgcagCAGACCTGGACCACTGGATCACCAGCCTTGAACTCGACCGTTCTGAGGACCCCACAGGGACACCACTGGTTTAGGTGTCCGTCCGTGTGCCTGAGGGAAGTGTGTGGAGTATGGAGGCTCACAGGGGACTGGCGTCGGACTGGGAGGCGGTGCTGGAGCTGGATGAAGATCTGGCTGGGTGGCTCCCACAGGATCCGACCCGGAATGAGTTTGGCTGGGAGTGGGGCTGGGCCGCCTCGGACCACCAAGACCAGGACTGGGAGTCAGAGGAGGTCCCTGCAGTAAGTTACTGCCCCCCCCAGAGACCTGATGCCAGGAGGGGGAGTGgcggggagggaagaggggggagaaggtTGGGATGGGAGGTTTTTGTACTGTAACCGTGCCAAGAGCATAACTCTGTGGTTCCCTCCCGCAATTATATTTTGGCAAGCAAATTAAATGAAGTCAGTAGCTATTTGCATTCCCATAGTATCCATGGACCCTTTCCCTTGACAAAGTAAGAAGGCTGCGGTTTAAGGGGCATAGACAGGCGTTTGTTGTGAAAGGGGGGCCCTAATACTCTTGATATTTTAGACAGTTATAGAGTACTTTCTGTGAACATTTCTAGACTGTAAAAATGTCTGACGCATAATACAAAATTCCagccttcaaagttcttgaatgtATAACGTTTTCttgacaggcaccactggttttcATTCACAGCTTAACAGAAACAGTTAAGTATTTGTAACATAACATTATGTATTTCCATTCTGGTCTGTTCTTGTTATATGAGTATAGAAGCTATCTGATGTTAATGTGAACAGTCTGTTGTTTTCCTTCAGATTGAAGCAGCGAGAGGTTTTTCCCCTGAAGGGATGTCTTTGGTTACTGTATTGGCAGGCATTGTTTCCTGAAGCTGTTCCTACTCAAAGAAAGCATCTGGCTCAGACACATAGAGCACTCACCCCTGCACTCACACTCAGAAGGCGTCTGGCTGTGGGTCACAGCAATACTTCCCTCTTTAAGCAAGCCTGTCCTCTGAATCCAGGCCCAATATAAGATTTACCCAAATGCCTGAGAATGTAACAAGAAAGAATGAATTCCTCTGTGTGAGAATTGAACATTTCTTCCCATGACCTAAACCAACAACCGATGCAGACTAGGTTTTATAAGATAAACAATAGATACATAAGGGTTTGCTAACAGAGCAGGTGTCTTTTTCTCCCTCTGTCCTACATATAAACTGTTGCTGTACAAAACCACCATTGTGTGTGTTCATACAGTACATTGATGTTACCAAAAATTGTTGTCTTGGGAATGTGACTCACATTAGGAATGCTCACGATGCTCAAAAGCATGCTTATTGAATTGAGTGGCTAAATGTCAACGGGGATCGTGCATGGTATCAAGTCTGAGTTAAACATCACTTGTGAAAATGGATgcagtccagtgtgtgtatgtgagagagagagtgtgtgttcaggaatgtgtatgtgtgagtcGTCCCTCTCTAAAAGGTTACCAATGTTGCTCTCTGTCTCCAGGTGTTGAGCCCCACATACAAACAGCGTAATGAGGACTTCAGGAAGCTCTTCAAGCAGCTACCGGACACAGAGCGACTCATCGTGGGTGAGTTTCTAACGCAAAGTGCTAGGCCACTAAGGCCAATAAGGTCAGCAATATGGTGGATATAGGACATCAGCTTGGTTTTGGAAAAGTTAGCGTTGGCTGGTtggagtcaattccatttaaactaTCCATTCAGGTAATTAATCTTCTGAATTGACTATATTGAAATAGAATTAACCCCGACCTTGATGGGTAGATGATGTATTCTTCCTGGGCTCTGATCATTGACCTGTGCTGGCAGATTACTCCTGCGCCCTGCAACGAGACATCCTCCTGCAGGGCCGACTCTACCTCTCTGAAAACTGGATCTGTTTTTATAGCAACATCTTCCGCTGGGAAACGCTGGTACGCACTGGTCCTCTGCCTGGGACTTTCTGTTCTTTTGATCTTATCTATATTTCCCTGGTGTTGGTTAGTTTGCAGAGTTGAAATAgaatgtattgtatttctatggtttGCAGCACAGTAGATATTGTATTATTGTGGTTCAGTAACAGTTCAACAGATATATTCTTCTGAATATTAAGCACTACTGAAAAAAACCTATTTTGTTTCCATGTGTGTGCAGCTGACAGTGAGGCTGAAGGACATCTGCACCATGACGAAGGAGAAGACAGCACGCCTCATCCCCAACGCCATCCAGGTGTCCACAGACGGTGAGAAGGTAAGACAGGACAGGGACTGGATCTTTGGCATTCACTGACTGAGAGAAGGCTCAAACTTTCTCCTCAGCCTTATTTTAAAGCATATTTTTGAActgatacaaacattattttaATTCTCTCCTCACAGCACTTTTTCACCTCATTTGGAGCACGGGACAGGACCTACATGATGATGTTCAGATTATGGCAGAATGCACTTCTGGACAAAGTAAGCCAGCAACCTCAATTAACCTCATCACAAATAGATCTACATGTTTAGTATATTGAGTCTCCATACTGAGTGTTGTCTCTAACCCCTGTGCTCTAGCCCCTTTGCCCCAAAGAGCTATGGCACTTTGTCCATCAGTGTTATGGCAACGAGCTTGGCCTGACCAGTGACGACGAGGACTACGTTCCCCCTGACGACGACTTCAACACCATGGGGTGGGTGTGGTTTCCATGGCTACAAATATAAACACTGCCTCATCAATTACCATGGTTGATTAAGACGCCCTTGATCTGCTGTGCgttgaagcacacacacacaaacacacatacacactcacacacaaacactaacacacacccctCTCTGCCCTGCTTCACACCCATCTCAGCCCTCTGAACATTACCATGTAAAAGCAACACTCCAGAACTCATAACACTAACCTCCAGCTGGTCCCTGTTCCCCCACGGTGGTGGTGCAGGTTCTGTGAGGAGATCCCTAATGAGGAGAATGAGATCAGTAATGACAACTTGTCAAAGAGCAGCACGGAGGCCAAGCACGAGGGCAGCCCACCATCCATACACAAGAAATGCATTATCACCAACAGCACCATCAACTCATCCATCAGCAGCAAGCCCCTCTCTGTGAGTCTCAGCGACAtaatagaggtcagaggttaaatCAATTactgttttgttatttgttttgATGGAGGGGAAATGCATTTGTTATTCTGCCTATAGCCTGCATATGGGGAAAACAGTTAACGCAACAGAATGTTTTGTAATTTGATCACCAGAACTGAATTAACACCAAAACATGAACACAGACCATCCTACTTATAACTATGTACTGTAGTATCCTACAGTGTCTTTCTAGTGActgaccccctcctcctccccctctgtgtGTCCTAGTTTGACCTCCCTCCAGAGGAGTACATCGACTGCCTCCCTGACGGGGAGCTGCTGGCCTTGCCCCTGGTGCTGGAGCAGAGGTTAGCGGAGGCCAGCGGACTGGTGCCCTCGCCCTCCCTAGACTTCAATGACAATGAAGACATCCCCACTGAACTCAGTGACTCTTCAGAGACCCACGACGAAGGTACGGTTTCAATCTTCCGTCCATTAACAGATTTGatgcatatatactgtatatggctTGAAACAGGCTCTTCTGTGATGCCGCCAAGTCTTGGTAATACTGTCACCATATGACATTATGTCCCCAAGGGCACATCATCTAAAGTGTGTTTCCCTTTAAGGCTCTCCAGCAGGGGAAGTGCAGGCCTTCCACGATGACCTTAAAGGGAGACAGTACATCGATGAGGTTTACAAGTTCAGTGTGGACAAGATGTACGACATCCTCTTCACAGAATCCCAGTTTATGACCGATTTCATGGAGCAGCGCAGGTTCTCTGGTCAGTCAGACATTCTGTCCATTGGCGTTAGCATTAGAATCACATTATTGGCTCTTCCATTGGTGTTGTCCTGTGACTATGTAGTGATAGAATGTGCATCCATATAATTCCACACAGATATAGTGTTTCACCCCTGGAAGAAGGACGATGCAGCGGGGAACCAGATGAGAGAGATCATGTACACCATCTCCCTGTCCAACCCGCTGGCCCCCAAGACAGCCACagtcacagagacccagacactgTACAAGGCCAGCCATGAGAGTGAGTGCTACATCATCGATGCTGAGGTCAACACACACGACGTGCCCTACCACGACTACTTCTACACACTCAACCGTTACATGCTGACACGGGTGGCCAAGAACAAGTGCCGGTTAAGGTGAGGAGGGCCTTATCATGACAGCTGTTGTAATAGTTTCAAGAGCCATATGTTATTCTATGTTCATTTAGAAACACTGCTTCAATTTATTACCTGCGTATGCCTTGTCCCTAGGGTGTCCACTGAGCTACGTTACAGAAAACAGCCATGGGGATTAGTGAAGGGCTTCATCGAGAAGAACTTCTGGAGCGGGCTGGACGAGAACTTCCGTCATCTTGGTAAGTTCCTCTACTAGCTGTCACACCAAATGTCCAGCAACATTTAATCTGATGACTGTAAACCATCCTAATGTATGAAAGTAAAAACTGCTTCTGTGTGGCCTGTCAGAGTTGGAGCTGTCGAAGGTGgaggatgtggtgttggagtcagccCAGCCCTCTCCCAAGGTCAAGGTGGTGAAGACATCTGTGAGGCGGAGGAATAGACCCCTGGTCCACCTACGGAGCCAGCACCTGGACGACGCCCTCCTCAGCCCCGTCACCACGCCAACCGATGACGAGGTCATCCACCGCATCAAACATGTGGGCGTGACAGGTCAGATGGCAGGGGGACACTTTGTTTTAAAACCTTTAAAAacgttttaacacttttttgttataCTCTTATACACACTCTTATAAACTCTTATACACTGTACATTCTTATACACtttcatacagtacatacattacATAAACTCTTATACATTTCCACACATTATATTGTGTTAAATATATCTAGTTGACCTGGTCTGTGTTTGGTCCCCAGGTTCCACTCAGACCAGGCACATACCTGAGCACCTCCCTGGAGGCTTCGCCCTCTACAGCGTCTCCAAACTGCTGCTCATCATCAGCTTTGTGTGAGTACACTCTCTATCTCCCACacactcgtacacacacacacatacagtatacacactcACTTTCAGATCCATCTTCATAATTTGTGTTTAATTTGTGGGTCATTTCAGTTCAACTCTCTTCGAAATCTTTAGTAGTTAGCAAAAATCTGATTCTGTGTTaaacatttgtttgtttttgttagtTTTCTGAATTtgattcctctctcctctatcctttcATTGCTTGCCATAGGATCTGTCTAAGGTACATCTGTCTAATGATAAACCACTTAGACCTGACTAGGAAACATACTCCTCCCGCATTGTAACTGGTtcattaaccttttactgcagcaGGCTAAATAAGGATCACACAGAGTGTTTTTTGATAGTCTTAAACAAatgtactttgaaacaaaagtatacacctcacacacatggttatgggcttacaaaaaagaagacacctgtaccatgtcagatatagagttgaaatgtattcaattttgagtttgcatcccaatattacactttatatacactacatgaccaaaggtatgtggacacctgctcattgaacatcttattccaaaatcatgggcattaatatggatttggtccccatttgctgctataacagcttccactcttctgggaaggcttttcactagatgttgggacattgctgcggggacttgcttccattcagccacaagagcattagtgaggtcgggcactgatgttgggcgattaggcctggctcgcattcggcgttccaattcatcccaaaggtgttcgatggggttgaggtcagggctctctcTGTAcacgccagtcaagttcttccacaccgatctcaacaaagcATTTCTGTTTggtcctcgctttgtgcacgggggcattgtcatgctgaaacaggaaagggccttccccaaactgttgccacaaagtttgaagcacagaatcgtctagaatgtcattgtatgctgtagcgttaagatttcccttcactggaactaaggggcctagcccgaaccatgaaaacagccccagaccactattcctcctccaccaaactttacagctggcagtatgcattcgggcaggtagtatTCTCATGGCATCCGCCAATCCCAGATTTGTCCATCCAAGTGtggttcatcactccagagaacgcgtttctactgctccagagtccaatggaggtgagctttacaccactccagccgacgcttggcattgcgcatggtgatctcaggcttgtgtgcggctgcttggccatggaaacccatttcatgaagctcccgactaacagttcttgtgctgacgttgcttccagaggcagtttggaactcagtagtgagtgttgcaactgagcactacgcacttcagcactcagcggtcccgttctgtgagcttgtgtggcctaccactttgcggctgagccattgtgctcctagacgtttccaccttacaataacagcacttacagttgaccggggcagctctagcagggcagaaatgtttccgaactgacttgttggaaaggtggcatcctatgacggtgtccacatacttttgtatatatagtgtacatcacagaagactgaaatataacaaaaccgtttgacatagaaacaacgAATTTTCGCAGTCTAAAAAAAATAATATGCTAATtatttatgaaattatgaaaaatatgaataacattccacccatgaggccactaggtcatttgactgcaggaaaaggCTACTGAATATACAGACTAAGGCACCCCTGTAGCTTTCATTACTCATCTTCTTTCCTTTATCCCGTACATTCTTCtgttttcctctcctccctcagccTGGTTTTGCTGGTGTTCCTCAACATGATGCTGTTCTATAAGC encodes:
- the LOC121558567 gene encoding protein Aster-B-like isoform X3: MEAHRGLASDWEAVLELDEDLAGWLPQDPTRNEFGWEWGWAASDHQDQDWESEEVPAVLSPTYKQRNEDFRKLFKQLPDTERLIVDYSCALQRDILLQGRLYLSENWICFYSNIFRWETLLTVRLKDICTMTKEKTARLIPNAIQVSTDGEKHFFTSFGARDRTYMMMFRLWQNALLDKPLCPKELWHFVHQCYGNELGLTSDDEDYVPPDDDFNTMGFCEEIPNEENEISNDNLSKSSTEAKHEGSPPSIHKKCIITNSTINSSISSKPLSVSLSDIIEFDLPPEEYIDCLPDGELLALPLVLEQRLAEASGLVPSPSLDFNDNEDIPTELSDSSETHDEGSPAGEVQAFHDDLKGRQYIDEVYKFSVDKMYDILFTESQFMTDFMEQRRFSDIVFHPWKKDDAAGNQMREIMYTISLSNPLAPKTATVTETQTLYKASHESECYIIDAEVNTHDVPYHDYFYTLNRYMLTRVAKNKCRLRVSTELRYRKQPWGLVKGFIEKNFWSGLDENFRHLELELSKVEDVVLESAQPSPKVKVVKTSVRRRNRPLVHLRSQHLDDALLSPVTTPTDDEVIHRIKHVGVTGSTQTRHIPEHLPGGFALYSVSKLLLIISFVICLSLVLLVFLNMMLFYKLWMLEYSVQPLTTWQGLRIHESKLPQTQMEWAQLLESQQRYHNAELQKWREIIKSSVVLLDQMKYSLLNLQRGIDLRDYSSEAEEKRSRYH
- the LOC121558567 gene encoding protein Aster-B-like isoform X1, with translation MHKNKAKQRKWKKLIWRPQSTASNSNRSTPACSPILRPKRSRSPTPQCLEPGENMVEKGHSDHSSDKSPSTPEQVVQRTYSLQSARSGGKNSKKSQSWYNHERQHILRVLSPTYKQRNEDFRKLFKQLPDTERLIVDYSCALQRDILLQGRLYLSENWICFYSNIFRWETLLTVRLKDICTMTKEKTARLIPNAIQVSTDGEKHFFTSFGARDRTYMMMFRLWQNALLDKPLCPKELWHFVHQCYGNELGLTSDDEDYVPPDDDFNTMGFCEEIPNEENEISNDNLSKSSTEAKHEGSPPSIHKKCIITNSTINSSISSKPLSVSLSDIIEFDLPPEEYIDCLPDGELLALPLVLEQRLAEASGLVPSPSLDFNDNEDIPTELSDSSETHDEGSPAGEVQAFHDDLKGRQYIDEVYKFSVDKMYDILFTESQFMTDFMEQRRFSDIVFHPWKKDDAAGNQMREIMYTISLSNPLAPKTATVTETQTLYKASHESECYIIDAEVNTHDVPYHDYFYTLNRYMLTRVAKNKCRLRVSTELRYRKQPWGLVKGFIEKNFWSGLDENFRHLELELSKVEDVVLESAQPSPKVKVVKTSVRRRNRPLVHLRSQHLDDALLSPVTTPTDDEVIHRIKHVGVTGSTQTRHIPEHLPGGFALYSVSKLLLIISFVICLSLVLLVFLNMMLFYKLWMLEYSVQPLTTWQGLRIHESKLPQTQMEWAQLLESQQRYHNAELQKWREIIKSSVVLLDQMKYSLLNLQRGIDLRDYSSEAEEKRSRYH
- the LOC121558567 gene encoding protein Aster-B-like isoform X2: MATSTASNSNRSTPACSPILRPKRSRSPTPQCLEPGENMVEKGHSDHSSDKSPSTPEQVVQRTYSLQSARSGGKNSKKSQSWYNHERQHILRVLSPTYKQRNEDFRKLFKQLPDTERLIVDYSCALQRDILLQGRLYLSENWICFYSNIFRWETLLTVRLKDICTMTKEKTARLIPNAIQVSTDGEKHFFTSFGARDRTYMMMFRLWQNALLDKPLCPKELWHFVHQCYGNELGLTSDDEDYVPPDDDFNTMGFCEEIPNEENEISNDNLSKSSTEAKHEGSPPSIHKKCIITNSTINSSISSKPLSVSLSDIIEFDLPPEEYIDCLPDGELLALPLVLEQRLAEASGLVPSPSLDFNDNEDIPTELSDSSETHDEGSPAGEVQAFHDDLKGRQYIDEVYKFSVDKMYDILFTESQFMTDFMEQRRFSDIVFHPWKKDDAAGNQMREIMYTISLSNPLAPKTATVTETQTLYKASHESECYIIDAEVNTHDVPYHDYFYTLNRYMLTRVAKNKCRLRVSTELRYRKQPWGLVKGFIEKNFWSGLDENFRHLELELSKVEDVVLESAQPSPKVKVVKTSVRRRNRPLVHLRSQHLDDALLSPVTTPTDDEVIHRIKHVGVTGSTQTRHIPEHLPGGFALYSVSKLLLIISFVICLSLVLLVFLNMMLFYKLWMLEYSVQPLTTWQGLRIHESKLPQTQMEWAQLLESQQRYHNAELQKWREIIKSSVVLLDQMKYSLLNLQRGIDLRDYSSEAEEKRSRYH